From a single Solidesulfovibrio fructosivorans JJ] genomic region:
- a CDS encoding aldehyde dehydrogenase family protein — protein sequence MKPKLDDTYKLFINGKWVESSCGKTFEATNPANGETLATCANACPDDVDMAVAAAWDAFPAWKKTSPQERAAMLNKIADLIDANADHLAMVETCDNGKPIRETKNIDVPLSSDHFRYFASVVRTEEGRAAMIDDQTMSIILREPIGVVGQIIPWNFPLLMAAWKISPALAAGDCVVIKPSIETSLSLLELAKIMEQALPAGVVNVITGKGSLAGNAMLEHDGFTKLAFTGSTEVGYTVAESASKRLIPSTLELGGKSANIFFPDAPMEKAIEGIQLGILLNQGQVCCAGSRAFIHEDIYDAFVEKAAEAFSKVTVGLPWEPDTQMGSQINERQLEKILAYVQVGKDEGAKVAVGGERINGKLGKGAFMRPTLLAGVTNDMRVAREEIFGPVVCAIKFKDEDEVVAMANDNEYGLGGAVWTKDINRALRVARGVETGRMWVNTYNILPAHAPFGGYKKSGIGRENHSMMLDHYTQNKNIFISLSEDKIGLY from the coding sequence AACCCGGCCAACGGCGAAACCCTGGCCACCTGCGCCAATGCCTGTCCCGACGACGTGGACATGGCCGTGGCCGCCGCCTGGGACGCCTTCCCGGCCTGGAAAAAGACCAGCCCCCAGGAACGCGCCGCCATGCTCAACAAGATCGCCGACCTCATCGACGCAAATGCCGACCACCTGGCCATGGTGGAAACCTGCGACAACGGCAAGCCCATCCGCGAGACCAAGAACATCGACGTGCCGCTGTCCTCGGACCACTTCCGCTACTTCGCCTCGGTGGTGCGTACCGAAGAAGGCCGGGCCGCCATGATCGACGACCAGACCATGAGCATCATCCTGCGCGAGCCCATCGGCGTGGTCGGCCAGATCATCCCCTGGAACTTCCCCCTGCTCATGGCCGCCTGGAAGATCTCCCCGGCCTTGGCCGCCGGCGACTGCGTGGTCATCAAGCCCTCCATCGAGACCTCGCTGTCCCTGCTCGAACTGGCCAAGATCATGGAGCAGGCGCTGCCCGCCGGCGTGGTCAACGTCATCACCGGCAAGGGCTCGCTCGCCGGCAACGCCATGCTGGAGCATGACGGCTTCACCAAGCTGGCGTTTACCGGCTCCACCGAGGTCGGCTACACCGTGGCCGAGTCAGCTTCCAAACGCCTGATCCCGAGCACCCTGGAACTCGGCGGCAAGTCGGCCAACATCTTCTTTCCCGACGCGCCCATGGAAAAGGCCATCGAGGGCATCCAGCTCGGCATCCTGCTGAACCAGGGCCAGGTCTGCTGCGCCGGTTCACGGGCGTTCATCCATGAGGATATCTATGACGCCTTCGTCGAAAAAGCGGCCGAGGCCTTTTCCAAGGTCACGGTCGGGCTGCCCTGGGAGCCGGACACCCAGATGGGTTCGCAAATCAACGAACGCCAACTGGAAAAGATCCTGGCCTATGTCCAGGTGGGCAAGGACGAGGGAGCCAAGGTGGCCGTCGGCGGCGAGCGCATCAACGGCAAGCTCGGCAAGGGCGCGTTCATGCGGCCCACGCTTCTGGCCGGCGTGACCAACGACATGCGGGTGGCCCGGGAGGAGATCTTCGGTCCCGTGGTCTGCGCCATCAAGTTCAAGGACGAGGACGAGGTCGTGGCCATGGCCAACGACAACGAATACGGCCTTGGCGGCGCGGTCTGGACCAAGGACATCAACCGGGCTCTGCGCGTGGCCCGGGGCGTCGAAACGGGGCGCATGTGGGTCAACACCTACAATATCCTGCCCGCCCACGCCCCCTTTGGCGGCTACAAGAAATCGGGCATCGGCCGGGAAAACCACAGCATGATGCTCGACCACTACACCCAGAACAAGAACATCTTCATCAGTCTCTCCGAGGATAAGATCGGTCTGTACTAA